From the Priestia koreensis genome, one window contains:
- the pcp gene encoding pyroglutamyl-peptidase I translates to MKTILLTGFEPFDGEKINPSLEAVKQLHQTQIVDHTVISKPLPTVFHQSISLLKTYIDELEPSVVICVGQAGGRDRISIERVAINIDDARIPDNEGQQPIDQPIVDGGPVGYWSSLPIKAIVRDLTTKGIPGHVSHTAGTYVCNHLFYGLMHHIKDKDVKGGFIHIPFIPEQAVRYPGKPSMSLEMIVAGLQSSVETALTVEEDIKAVGGDTH, encoded by the coding sequence ATGAAGACGATATTACTTACAGGATTTGAACCATTTGACGGTGAAAAAATTAATCCATCGCTTGAAGCCGTAAAGCAGTTACATCAAACACAGATTGTAGATCATACCGTCATTTCCAAGCCCCTTCCGACTGTTTTTCACCAATCTATTTCGCTGTTAAAAACATATATTGATGAATTAGAACCTAGTGTGGTCATTTGTGTTGGACAAGCTGGAGGCCGAGATCGTATTAGTATCGAACGTGTGGCGATTAACATTGATGATGCTCGTATTCCCGACAATGAGGGACAACAGCCTATTGATCAGCCGATTGTTGATGGCGGGCCTGTTGGTTACTGGTCTTCCTTACCTATCAAAGCCATTGTACGCGATCTGACTACAAAAGGTATTCCCGGCCACGTTTCACACACGGCAGGAACGTACGTATGTAATCATCTTTTTTATGGGCTTATGCACCATATTAAAGATAAAGACGTTAAGGGTGGATTTATTCACATCCCGTTTATTCCTGAACAAGCCGTCAGATACCCTGGAAAGCCAAGCATGTCGTTAGAAATGATCGTAGCAGGATTACAATCATCGGTAGAAACAGCTCTAACAGTTGAAGAAGATATCAAAGCTGTCGGTGGTGACACACATTAA
- a CDS encoding carbohydrate ABC transporter permease produces the protein MMFPIAYAFLISFMSGGEVLQGHLWPKNFNLDNYKAAFEQVPLLGYLWNSFFTSLLVMIGQLVVCSLAAFAFVFISFKGRDAIFFLFISTMMIPWEATMVPNFWTVQKFGWLNTYAGLTIPFFALAFGTFLLRQQFKTIPKDLYEASQVAGISRFRFFWNVVLPVSKTSLVTLGIYSFLTTWNTYLWPLLVTNNEKVRTVQIGLKQMQSQEISTEWGVVMAAVVIVIIPTLLLLFLGQKHFQKGLTQGAVK, from the coding sequence ATGATGTTTCCGATCGCCTACGCATTTTTAATCAGTTTTATGAGCGGTGGGGAAGTTCTTCAAGGTCATCTTTGGCCGAAGAATTTTAACTTGGATAATTATAAAGCAGCCTTTGAACAAGTACCGCTGCTCGGATATTTATGGAACAGTTTCTTTACATCACTACTGGTGATGATCGGTCAGCTTGTTGTTTGTAGTTTAGCGGCTTTTGCATTTGTATTTATTTCGTTTAAAGGCCGAGACGCTATTTTCTTTTTATTCATTTCAACGATGATGATTCCGTGGGAAGCAACAATGGTACCAAACTTCTGGACGGTCCAAAAATTTGGCTGGTTGAACACGTATGCTGGATTAACGATTCCGTTCTTTGCGCTAGCATTCGGAACATTTCTACTACGTCAGCAGTTTAAAACCATTCCAAAAGATTTGTATGAAGCATCTCAAGTGGCTGGAATTAGCCGATTCCGCTTTTTCTGGAATGTTGTATTACCTGTTTCAAAAACGAGTCTTGTAACGCTTGGAATATACAGCTTTTTAACAACGTGGAATACGTATTTATGGCCGCTGCTTGTGACAAACAATGAAAAGGTTCGAACAGTACAGATCGGTCTGAAGCAAATGCAGTCTCAAGAGATTTCAACAGAATGGGGCGTAGTAATGGCAGCTGTTGTCATTGTCATCATTCCTACTCTCTTATTGTTGTTCCTTGGACAGAAGCATTTCCAAAAAGGTCTTACACAAGGGGCCGTTAAATAA
- a CDS encoding carbohydrate ABC transporter permease translates to MNVTEPIQAERTEKVKKTRTVPAAVAGFGYLLPSILLFGVFLFYPMLRTIYLSFFRTDTQGNPLRFIGLDNFTLLFQSPSFLNSMKATFLFVLITVPIGIVLALALALLANEKVRGIGFFRTMFSSTMGMSVAASSVIWAFMYNPAIGVINKILNVFGIGDVQWLLDPKFALLSVAISTIWMNTGFAFLILLGGLQNIDDQLYESARISGVGYWYQLRKITIPMLSPTLFFIITVSMINAFQTFGQIDILTKGGPMDSTNVIVYSIYKDAFINYNVGSASAQAVILFFVILVVTILQFKVGERKVHYQ, encoded by the coding sequence ATGAATGTGACAGAACCGATTCAAGCTGAACGCACAGAAAAGGTGAAGAAGACGCGGACGGTGCCAGCAGCAGTAGCGGGATTTGGGTATTTATTGCCATCAATTTTACTGTTTGGTGTCTTTCTGTTCTATCCGATGCTACGCACGATTTATTTAAGTTTTTTCCGTACGGATACGCAGGGAAATCCGCTTCGCTTTATCGGACTTGATAATTTTACTCTTTTATTTCAGTCACCAAGCTTTTTGAACAGCATGAAAGCGACATTTCTATTCGTGCTAATAACAGTTCCAATTGGAATTGTGCTCGCACTTGCCCTAGCATTACTTGCGAATGAGAAGGTACGCGGAATTGGTTTTTTCCGTACGATGTTCTCTTCTACGATGGGGATGAGCGTTGCCGCATCTTCTGTCATTTGGGCATTTATGTATAACCCAGCAATTGGTGTGATTAATAAAATCCTAAACGTATTTGGTATTGGCGATGTTCAATGGTTGCTTGATCCGAAGTTTGCGCTTCTATCTGTGGCAATTTCAACGATTTGGATGAACACAGGATTTGCGTTTCTCATTTTACTTGGGGGCTTGCAAAACATTGATGATCAGCTTTATGAAAGTGCTCGAATTTCCGGTGTTGGTTACTGGTATCAGTTACGTAAGATTACAATTCCAATGCTTTCACCGACGTTGTTTTTCATTATTACTGTATCAATGATCAACGCATTTCAAACGTTTGGACAAATTGATATTTTAACAAAAGGTGGACCGATGGATTCAACAAACGTTATCGTGTATTCCATCTACAAAGACGCATTTATCAACTACAACGTAGGATCAGCAAGTGCTCAGGCAGTGATTTTATTCTTTGTTATTCTTGTTGTGACAATCCTTCAATTTAAAGTAGGAGAAAGGAAGGTGCATTATCAGTGA
- a CDS encoding ABC transporter ATP-binding protein: protein MKKVELANVSKSYDKKNNIIENINVTIEPGEFFVLVGPSGCGKSTMLRMIAGLEEVTGGDLLIGEKRANELPPSQRDLSMVFQSYALYPHLTVEQNITFGLHTKNVSKQEQKKRCEEAAEMLGLTDYLKRKPRQLSGGQRQRVALARAIVTHSPICLMDEPLSNLDAKLRAKMRSEIRQIQRKLGITMIYVTHDQTEAMTMADRMMILNGGHIQQVGRPLDIYNAPNNTFVASFIGGPPMNLTNAKADSTGLHLQDNRTMPLSPAIASALPNEVTVGVRPEKIQLADRDQTTLIVEIANVEILGTETLITFEIGNGEQWIAKWNGQWNVKIGERMPIYIDEKDLFLFDAETGACLYHQAERTESLSLEGASV from the coding sequence ATGAAAAAAGTTGAATTAGCAAACGTAAGCAAATCTTACGATAAAAAGAACAATATTATTGAAAATATAAATGTAACGATTGAACCTGGAGAATTTTTCGTGTTAGTTGGGCCATCAGGCTGCGGTAAAAGTACAATGCTCCGTATGATTGCAGGTCTTGAAGAAGTCACGGGTGGAGATCTGTTAATTGGTGAAAAGCGTGCAAACGAGCTCCCACCGAGTCAGCGAGATTTATCAATGGTTTTCCAAAGCTATGCGCTTTATCCACATTTAACAGTAGAGCAAAACATTACGTTTGGGCTGCATACGAAAAACGTCTCAAAACAAGAGCAAAAAAAGCGCTGTGAAGAAGCTGCTGAAATGCTTGGCTTAACGGACTATTTAAAGCGCAAGCCTCGTCAGCTTTCAGGTGGTCAACGACAGCGTGTTGCCCTTGCTCGTGCTATTGTGACTCATTCACCGATCTGCTTAATGGATGAGCCATTATCAAACTTAGATGCGAAGCTTCGTGCAAAAATGCGCTCTGAAATTCGTCAAATCCAACGCAAGCTCGGTATTACGATGATCTACGTGACGCATGACCAAACAGAGGCGATGACAATGGCGGATCGTATGATGATTTTAAATGGTGGTCACATTCAACAAGTAGGTCGACCATTAGACATTTATAATGCACCGAACAATACGTTTGTGGCGTCCTTTATCGGTGGACCTCCGATGAACTTAACGAATGCAAAAGCTGATTCAACGGGTTTACATTTACAGGACAACCGTACAATGCCGCTTTCACCAGCCATTGCATCAGCGCTTCCAAATGAGGTAACGGTTGGCGTACGTCCTGAAAAAATTCAGCTTGCAGATCGTGACCAAACGACGTTAATTGTAGAAATTGCAAACGTTGAAATTTTAGGAACAGAAACGTTAATTACGTTTGAAATTGGGAACGGAGAACAGTGGATTGCAAAATGGAACGGTCAGTGGAACGTAAAAATTGGTGAGCGTATGCCTATTTACATCGATGAAAAAGATTTATTCTTGTTCGATGCTGAGACTGGCGCATGTCTTTACCATCAAGCTGAGCGTACGGAAAGCTTATCGTTAGAGGGGGCATCCGTATGA
- a CDS encoding DUF1189 family protein, whose product MSKFRSFALRRMSFKHIMETVNARFIFILLQHVLVGSLIAFPLVIQVSKATPETLTSLAFPKLSSSDTWVQELPKCTINDKKLNCEDDKSKDIQKGNEHILVNPASGWEKKVKENDAYLAFHKRYMSVSSHGINVTVPYGSDNFFNQKSGKELLEQVAQTAKPQLILPAMQFLYPLSIVMNMIFIAIVSLFALPMNFRARVKLKYKQIFSMLSYAATIPALIAFAVGSFISAAFVYTIYNFGLIFLAYFLFRKYLR is encoded by the coding sequence ATGAGTAAATTTAGGAGTTTTGCTTTAAGAAGAATGTCGTTCAAACACATTATGGAAACGGTAAATGCTAGATTCATATTTATCTTGCTGCAACATGTTTTGGTAGGAAGCCTCATCGCGTTTCCGCTCGTGATTCAAGTTTCAAAGGCTACACCTGAAACGTTGACGAGCTTAGCCTTTCCGAAGTTAAGCAGTAGTGACACGTGGGTTCAAGAGCTTCCTAAATGTACGATTAATGATAAGAAGCTGAACTGTGAGGATGACAAAAGCAAAGACATACAAAAGGGGAATGAACATATTTTAGTTAATCCAGCATCCGGATGGGAAAAAAAAGTGAAGGAAAATGACGCTTATCTTGCTTTCCACAAACGATACATGAGCGTTTCCTCTCATGGAATTAACGTCACGGTTCCGTATGGATCAGATAATTTCTTTAATCAAAAGAGTGGCAAGGAGCTGTTAGAACAGGTAGCACAAACGGCAAAACCACAGCTTATTTTGCCGGCCATGCAATTCCTTTACCCACTCTCAATTGTCATGAATATGATCTTTATCGCAATCGTTTCACTTTTTGCATTGCCAATGAACTTCAGAGCACGAGTGAAGCTGAAGTACAAACAAATTTTCTCTATGCTGTCCTACGCCGCGACTATACCAGCTCTTATTGCGTTTGCCGTCGGTAGTTTCATTTCCGCAGCTTTTGTTTATACCATTTATAATTTCGGATTAATTTTCTTGGCTTACTTTTTATTTAGAAAATATTTGCGATGA
- a CDS encoding glycerol-3-phosphate responsive antiterminator produces MDVHEEFLRRLHKDRLIASIKDPKSFDYFLETNIQLAFLLMGNISVIKRYVDALKRENRFVFLHIEKIPGISYDREGLKFIANFVKPTGIVSTKSSLIQLAKKEGLLTIQRLFLVDTDAVAHGLKVANDIQPDALELMPGLIPEMVMKVREEASVPIITGGLIRNKRQAEAALESGAAAISTGSPRLWKSAFK; encoded by the coding sequence ATGGATGTACACGAAGAATTTTTACGTCGATTGCATAAAGATCGGCTCATCGCCTCAATTAAAGATCCAAAAAGCTTTGATTATTTTTTGGAAACAAATATTCAATTAGCTTTTCTTTTAATGGGAAACATAAGCGTAATTAAACGATATGTAGATGCCCTAAAAAGAGAGAATCGCTTTGTCTTTCTACACATTGAAAAAATCCCAGGCATCAGCTATGACCGAGAAGGCTTAAAGTTCATTGCAAATTTTGTAAAGCCGACGGGAATTGTTAGTACAAAGAGTTCTCTTATTCAATTAGCTAAAAAGGAAGGGCTGCTCACGATTCAACGCTTGTTTTTAGTGGATACAGATGCTGTGGCACATGGTCTAAAAGTTGCAAATGATATTCAGCCGGACGCGTTAGAGCTTATGCCCGGACTGATTCCTGAGATGGTGATGAAAGTTCGTGAAGAAGCATCTGTTCCAATTATTACAGGTGGACTGATTCGAAATAAAAGACAAGCAGAGGCCGCTTTAGAAAGCGGAGCTGCGGCTATTTCAACTGGAAGCCCGCGGCTATGGAAATCTGCATTCAAATAA
- a CDS encoding ABC transporter permease, with translation MKNLKNTANVKQIFLPLGVIIALLIIWEVAVSVTGIEEWILPKPHSIFKEVWDVRDLLILHSAQTIYETLIGLALSLGAGVLTATLIDMSSKLRQAIYPLLVISQTIPIIALAPLLVMWFGYGMLPKVLVIMLVCFFPIAISLADGYRLVDRDMIRVLQSMGASRLQIFKMVKIPAALPSFFTGLRIAGTYSVMGAVIGEWLGASEGLGILLTRSSQSFLTTRVFATIFVIVVLSLIIYGLIEMIAKWTMPWRKNNQM, from the coding sequence ATGAAAAACTTGAAAAATACCGCTAACGTAAAACAAATCTTTCTTCCTTTAGGTGTGATCATCGCTTTACTCATCATATGGGAAGTAGCGGTTTCAGTTACGGGGATTGAAGAGTGGATTTTACCAAAGCCACATTCGATCTTTAAGGAAGTGTGGGATGTTAGGGACCTACTTATTCTACATAGTGCTCAAACCATCTACGAAACGTTAATTGGTCTTGCCTTATCCCTAGGAGCGGGCGTTTTAACTGCGACACTGATCGATATGAGCTCAAAACTTCGGCAGGCCATTTATCCACTGCTGGTGATCTCACAAACGATTCCAATCATCGCGCTTGCACCACTTTTAGTGATGTGGTTTGGCTATGGCATGTTGCCGAAAGTATTGGTTATTATGCTTGTTTGTTTCTTTCCTATCGCGATTAGCTTGGCAGATGGATATCGATTGGTAGATCGTGATATGATTCGCGTTCTTCAATCAATGGGCGCAAGTCGCTTGCAAATTTTCAAAATGGTGAAAATTCCAGCGGCGCTTCCTTCCTTTTTTACAGGATTACGCATTGCCGGAACATACAGCGTAATGGGAGCCGTCATTGGTGAATGGTTAGGAGCAAGTGAAGGACTAGGTATTTTGCTCACTAGATCCTCACAATCCTTTTTAACAACGCGTGTATTTGCCACGATTTTCGTTATCGTTGTGCTGAGTCTCATTATTTATGGACTAATTGAGATGATTGCAAAATGGACGATGCCGTGGCGAAAAAATAATCAGATGTAG
- a CDS encoding ABC transporter substrate-binding protein — protein MNKTIKIMIGMLLVLSVFLSACGKKESSNDGGKTGSQEITVVLDWFPNTNHTGLYVAKEKGYFKDQGLKVRIIQPGENSSADQLVASGKADFGISYQENITQARTQGIPIKSIGAIIQHNTSGFASLKKDKIKTVKDFEGKRYGGWGAPSEEATLKAAMEKNGGDYSKVKNVTLGAVDFFKSIGRDADFEWIYYGWDGIEAERQGKEINFIPVKDLDPALDYYTPVIATSDKLAKNNPAVAKKFMAATAKGYEYAIKNPDEAANSLLKGAPELNKELVKKSQKWLSTQYQADAKQWGIQKKSVWSNYADWMYKRKLIQKKLDVKDAFTNEFLPKS, from the coding sequence ATGAATAAGACAATTAAGATCATGATAGGGATGCTGTTAGTTCTTTCTGTTTTCTTGTCTGCTTGTGGGAAAAAAGAAAGCAGCAATGACGGTGGAAAAACAGGATCACAAGAAATTACGGTCGTTTTAGATTGGTTTCCAAATACAAACCATACAGGGTTATATGTAGCAAAGGAAAAAGGCTATTTCAAAGACCAAGGCTTGAAGGTGCGAATTATCCAGCCGGGCGAGAACAGCTCAGCTGATCAGCTAGTTGCGTCAGGAAAAGCTGATTTTGGTATTAGCTATCAAGAAAACATTACCCAAGCAAGAACACAAGGTATTCCAATTAAATCGATTGGTGCCATTATTCAGCACAACACATCAGGATTTGCTTCTCTTAAAAAAGATAAGATTAAAACGGTAAAGGATTTTGAAGGCAAGCGCTACGGTGGATGGGGTGCACCTTCTGAAGAAGCAACGTTAAAAGCCGCAATGGAAAAGAACGGTGGCGATTATTCAAAGGTGAAAAATGTCACGCTAGGTGCCGTAGACTTCTTTAAATCGATCGGCCGAGACGCTGATTTTGAGTGGATTTATTATGGATGGGACGGGATTGAGGCGGAACGCCAAGGAAAAGAAATTAACTTCATCCCTGTTAAAGACTTAGACCCAGCGCTTGATTACTATACGCCTGTTATTGCGACAAGCGATAAGCTTGCTAAAAATAACCCAGCCGTGGCGAAAAAGTTCATGGCCGCTACAGCAAAAGGCTATGAATACGCGATTAAAAATCCTGACGAAGCAGCGAATTCCTTATTAAAAGGAGCACCAGAGCTGAACAAAGAGTTAGTAAAGAAATCACAAAAATGGTTGTCTACTCAGTATCAGGCTGATGCAAAGCAGTGGGGAATTCAAAAGAAATCAGTATGGAGTAACTATGCTGACTGGATGTACAAACGAAAGCTGATTCAGAAAAAGCTTGATGTAAAGGATGCCTTTACAAATGAATTTTTACCAAAATCGTAA
- a CDS encoding thiamine-binding protein produces the protein MTVVNVGFQVLPTVPDHMNSYEVVDKAIEVVQSSGVKYEVGAMETVMEGEMDELLEIVKKAKQACIDAGASQVMTHIKIHYRPEGVSMDEKLEKYR, from the coding sequence ATGACAGTTGTAAATGTAGGGTTTCAAGTTTTACCAACAGTTCCAGATCATATGAATAGCTACGAGGTAGTAGATAAAGCTATTGAAGTAGTACAGAGCTCAGGTGTGAAGTATGAGGTAGGAGCAATGGAGACGGTAATGGAGGGCGAGATGGATGAGCTTCTCGAAATCGTAAAAAAGGCGAAGCAAGCCTGTATAGATGCAGGAGCAAGCCAGGTTATGACTCACATTAAAATTCATTATCGTCCAGAAGGAGTTTCAATGGATGAAAAACTTGAAAAATACCGCTAA
- a CDS encoding ABC transporter ATP-binding protein, producing the protein MIGERKLQVRGVQKKFETIQAVQDVDLHVKKSEFVSIIGPSGCGKSTILDMIAGLTTPDSGEILLDEESVSGKRGHVAYMPQKDVLFPWRTVLENVMVPLEVAGVNKRKAREEAAQLLPTFGLSEFEDRYPGELSGGMRQRASFLRTYLCKKDLLLLDEPFGKLDALTRLQMQQWLLEIWGQFKQSVLLITHDIDEAILLSDRIYVLSPRPGKIIAEVNVDLPRPRASKITTSADFTAIKSQILDDLTEH; encoded by the coding sequence ATGATAGGTGAACGGAAGCTTCAAGTAAGAGGCGTTCAAAAAAAGTTTGAAACTATTCAAGCGGTTCAAGATGTGGATCTTCACGTAAAAAAGAGTGAATTCGTGAGCATTATTGGTCCGAGCGGCTGTGGGAAAAGTACGATTCTTGATATGATCGCAGGACTTACCACACCTGATTCGGGAGAAATTCTTTTGGATGAAGAAAGCGTGTCTGGAAAGAGAGGACACGTCGCATATATGCCACAAAAGGACGTATTGTTCCCTTGGAGAACGGTTCTTGAGAATGTGATGGTCCCACTTGAAGTGGCAGGAGTAAATAAAAGAAAGGCTCGGGAAGAAGCGGCCCAGTTACTCCCTACTTTTGGGTTATCCGAATTTGAGGATCGTTATCCGGGAGAATTATCCGGCGGTATGAGGCAGCGTGCTTCCTTTTTACGTACATATCTATGTAAAAAAGACCTATTGCTTCTTGATGAACCGTTCGGGAAGCTTGATGCTTTAACACGTCTTCAAATGCAGCAATGGCTTTTAGAAATTTGGGGACAGTTTAAGCAGTCTGTCCTTTTAATCACGCATGATATCGATGAAGCCATTCTTTTATCAGATCGCATTTACGTATTATCACCGCGGCCAGGAAAAATAATTGCTGAAGTAAACGTGGATCTACCTAGGCCACGTGCTTCTAAAATAACGACGTCAGCTGATTTTACAGCGATTAAATCACAGATTTTGGACGATTTGACGGAACATTAA
- a CDS encoding DinB family protein, which produces MTHNEEIRSRVLELAETLTDEQLNQKVRDDQWSIMQVMDHLYLMEKNLTNTMKKVLEGGEEQSVDDKPIHLTVDRSRKVDAPSYVVPSDEFITLDEMKDKLYKSRQALQEFEAETNEEKRQKKAFPHPVFGLMTVNQWIPFIGYHEERHLEQMKEIKQHLL; this is translated from the coding sequence ATGACGCACAATGAAGAAATTCGTTCACGGGTCTTAGAACTTGCAGAAACTTTAACAGACGAACAGCTTAATCAAAAGGTTCGTGATGATCAGTGGTCAATTATGCAGGTGATGGATCATTTGTATTTAATGGAGAAAAATCTTACGAATACGATGAAAAAAGTGCTCGAAGGTGGAGAAGAGCAGTCTGTTGATGATAAACCGATTCATTTAACAGTCGATCGTTCAAGAAAAGTGGATGCTCCGTCTTACGTAGTTCCATCAGATGAATTCATTACGCTTGATGAAATGAAGGATAAGCTGTATAAATCAAGACAAGCGTTGCAAGAATTCGAAGCCGAAACAAATGAAGAAAAGCGTCAAAAGAAAGCATTTCCTCATCCTGTTTTCGGATTGATGACGGTCAATCAGTGGATTCCGTTTATTGGCTATCACGAAGAGCGTCATTTAGAGCAGATGAAAGAAATTAAGCAGCACCTTCTCTAA
- a CDS encoding ABC transporter substrate-binding protein, producing the protein MKKLLIIVSSLCLLLLGACSNGSSDEAKAKQSSGKTQVIFWHAMSGDLEKTLNQIVKKYNASQDKVEVKPVFQGTYEEALTKFNTVAGTKDAPTIMQTFEVGTKYMMNTHKIQPIQKFIDQDHYDTSVWEKNIANYYKVGDKQYSMPFNSSSPVLVYNKDAFKKAGLDPNKPPKTYSELKETARKLTQKDGKRTTQYGFSILNYGWFFEELLANQGGLYVNKGNGRDGNATKATFAGEKGQRVFNLIHDMYKEGTFYNAGQNWDDMRAAFQSGKMSMFLDSSAGIRALVDNSPFEVGVADLPVPDGVKNQGVVMGGASLWMSKGEGISTKEQKAAWDFMKYLSTPKVQAKWHVESGYFATNPKAYNDPMVQKEWKKYPQLKKTVDLLHQTKSTKATQGALISVFPQSRQNVVTAMESIYQGMDPIEVLKQAQEGTNFALESANR; encoded by the coding sequence ATGAAGAAGCTGCTGATTATCGTTTCATCACTATGCCTATTACTTCTAGGAGCTTGCTCAAACGGAAGTTCAGATGAAGCGAAGGCGAAGCAATCGTCAGGTAAGACACAGGTTATCTTTTGGCATGCGATGAGTGGAGATCTTGAAAAAACGCTGAATCAAATCGTGAAGAAATACAATGCATCCCAAGATAAAGTAGAAGTAAAGCCAGTCTTTCAAGGAACATATGAAGAGGCATTAACAAAGTTTAATACAGTAGCTGGAACAAAAGATGCACCAACGATTATGCAAACATTTGAGGTTGGAACGAAGTATATGATGAATACCCATAAAATCCAGCCGATTCAAAAGTTTATCGACCAAGATCATTATGATACATCGGTATGGGAGAAAAACATTGCGAACTATTATAAAGTTGGCGACAAGCAATACTCGATGCCGTTTAATTCGTCTTCACCAGTTCTTGTATACAACAAGGATGCGTTTAAAAAAGCAGGGTTAGACCCAAATAAACCACCGAAGACATACAGTGAATTAAAAGAGACAGCACGAAAGCTGACTCAGAAAGACGGAAAGCGTACGACTCAATACGGATTCTCGATTCTTAACTACGGTTGGTTCTTTGAAGAGCTGTTAGCGAACCAAGGTGGACTATATGTAAACAAAGGCAATGGTCGAGATGGAAACGCAACAAAGGCCACGTTTGCAGGAGAAAAAGGACAGCGTGTCTTTAACCTCATTCATGATATGTATAAGGAAGGCACGTTCTATAATGCAGGTCAAAACTGGGATGATATGAGAGCGGCTTTCCAATCAGGCAAAATGTCTATGTTCCTTGATTCTTCTGCTGGTATTCGTGCATTAGTGGATAATTCACCTTTTGAAGTAGGAGTAGCGGATCTTCCGGTACCAGATGGGGTGAAAAATCAAGGTGTTGTCATGGGCGGAGCCTCACTATGGATGTCTAAAGGTGAAGGTATTTCAACTAAAGAACAGAAAGCTGCATGGGACTTTATGAAATATCTATCAACTCCAAAAGTACAAGCAAAATGGCACGTTGAATCGGGATACTTTGCGACAAATCCAAAGGCATATAATGACCCAATGGTTCAAAAAGAATGGAAGAAGTATCCTCAGCTGAAAAAGACGGTTGATTTGCTTCACCAAACAAAATCAACGAAAGCAACGCAAGGAGCGCTCATCTCTGTGTTCCCGCAGTCACGACAAAACGTTGTAACGGCAATGGAATCCATTTATCAAGGAATGGATCCAATAGAAGTATTAAAACAGGCACAAGAAGGAACAAACTTTGCCCTCGAATCAGCAAATCGCTAG
- a CDS encoding glycerophosphodiester phosphodiesterase has protein sequence MSNDLIIYAHRGYSGRYPENTMAAFKAAYETDAQGIELDVQLTKDGEVVIIHDEKIDRTTNGTGYVKDYTYEELSKFDAGSWFDPSFTNERIPRLESFLKWVTEQDKPMMINLELKTDLFDYQGIEQKVLTLIEEAGLKQRIIISSFNFDTLKRVRELDKDIAIGVLFEGIDEEKIGQARSIHAEALHCDQSFALSKSGVEAIEQGLNLRVYTVNNHEDFGPLQTANVQIVMTDYPEKQS, from the coding sequence ATGTCAAACGATCTTATTATTTACGCCCACCGAGGATATAGTGGGCGCTATCCAGAAAATACGATGGCAGCCTTTAAAGCAGCTTATGAAACAGATGCTCAGGGGATTGAGCTAGACGTTCAACTGACGAAGGACGGAGAAGTCGTTATTATTCATGATGAAAAAATTGACCGAACGACGAACGGAACAGGTTATGTGAAAGATTATACGTATGAAGAGCTCTCTAAGTTTGATGCCGGAAGCTGGTTTGATCCTTCATTTACAAACGAACGTATTCCGCGCTTGGAATCATTTCTGAAATGGGTGACGGAACAAGATAAACCAATGATGATCAATCTAGAATTGAAAACGGATTTGTTTGACTATCAAGGAATTGAACAGAAGGTACTAACGTTGATTGAAGAAGCGGGACTCAAACAGCGAATTATCATATCCTCATTTAATTTTGATACTCTAAAGCGCGTAAGAGAGTTAGACAAAGATATTGCCATTGGCGTTTTGTTTGAGGGGATCGATGAGGAGAAAATTGGACAAGCGCGCTCAATCCATGCGGAAGCGCTGCACTGTGATCAAAGCTTTGCACTTTCAAAAAGTGGGGTAGAGGCCATCGAACAAGGTTTGAATTTACGCGTATATACGGTGAACAATCATGAAGATTTTGGTCCATTACAAACGGCAAATGTTCAAATTGTGATGACGGACTATCCTGAAAAGCAGTCGTAG